A portion of the Pseudopipra pipra isolate bDixPip1 chromosome 1, bDixPip1.hap1, whole genome shotgun sequence genome contains these proteins:
- the LOC135411275 gene encoding GSK-3-binding protein-like yields the protein MPCRPGERFLLLERPVAVGQAGSKEVDALVAKLGEVLQLSAQRAPPPPRAPKHLGPGSARDRAAPYSPRCCSGGGAGLLAPRGPAPPQAHPQHAETPRPDRSGHQRVTKQLCGRGWLRSAARRRKQPPPGPGDGPAEEEDPHRLLQQLILSGNLIKEAVRRLQLAAAAAAAAASAASSGSASAGSGGADSEAAAAAAVQPLQ from the coding sequence ATGCCGTGCCGCCCAGGCGAGcgcttcctgctgctggagcgCCCGGTCGCCGTGGGACAGGCAGGCTCCAAGGAGGTGGACGCGCTGGTGGCTAAGCTGGGCGAGGTGCTGCAGCTGAGCGCCCAgcgggcgccgccgccgccccgcgccccgaAGCACCTGGGGCCGGGCAGCGCCCGCGACCGCGCCGCCCCCTACTCGCCGCGGTGCTgcagcggcggcggggccgggctgctGGCGCCGCGGGGTCCGGCCCCGCCGCAAGCCCACCCGCAGCACGCCGAGACCCCGCGGCCGGACCGGAGCGGCCACCAGCGGGTGACCAAGCAGCTCTGCGGCCGCGGCTGGCTGCGGAGCGCCGCTCGACGGAGGAAGCAgccgccgccggggccgggcgaCGGTCCGGCGGAGGAGGAGGACCCGCAccggctcctgcagcagctcatcCTCTCCGGCAACCTCATCAAAGAAGCCGTCCGGCGGCTGCagctggcggcggcggcggcagcggcagcggcgTCCGCGGCCTCCAGCGGCAGCGCCTCGGCAGGGAGCGGCGGCGCGGACagcgaggcggcggcggcggcggcggtgcaGCCCCTGCAGTAG